The nucleotide window CGTCGTCGCGCTCGACATAAGTGTAGGTCGCGCCGCCCGCCAGCGGATATTTGAAATGCCACATGTGGCCCGCAACCTCGGTATTCTCGACTTCCAGATCGGAGATGGCCGTCTCGAAATGCGGGTCCCAGTTGACCAGCCGCTTGCCGCGATAAATCAGGCCTTTTTCGTACATGTCCACGAAGACCTTGATGACGGCGTCGTGGAAATTGCCTTCCTCACCCTCGGGGGCCGAGGGCGCGCCGGACATGGTGAAGGCCTCGCGCGACCAGTCGCAGGAAGCGCCGAGGCGCTTCAGCTGGCCGATGATGGTGCCGCGCGACTTGATCTTTTGTTGCCAGACGCGTTTCTCGAACTCTTCGCGGCCCATCTCGACGCGCGTGGGCTCGCCGTTGGCGGCCATGTCGCGCTCGGTCACCATCTGCGTGGCAATGCCGGCGTGGTCGGTGCCGGGCTGCCACAGCGTGTCGAAGCCGCGCATCCGGTGCCAGCGGATCAGGATGTCCTGCAACGTGTTGTTGAAGGCGTGGCCCATGTGCAGGCTGCCCGTCACGTTGGGGGGCGGGATCATGATGGAAAAGGTCTCGGCCCCGGGCCTGGCATTGGCGCCGGCCTTGAAGGCGCCGCTCTCTTCCCAGGCGGTCGAGAGGCGCGGTTCGGCCTCGGCTGCGTTGAAGGTCTTTTCCATCGCCATGATGCAGGTCCCGTGCTTGGAAATAAGGTCTTGGGTCGAATACCGAAAGCGCGGGGCAAGGGAAAGAGGCAGGCTTTTCCTCTGGCCGAAAATATCCCGGGGTGAGCGTTGAAACGCAGTTTCAACGTGAGGGGCTGGCCCCTTTAACCCGTCTTCGGACTCAGCGCGCCGCCGCCACCTCCGGGTTCACCAGTGGTTCGCGTGCGCCGGGTCGGATCACCTGAGGATCATAGGGCGTGCGGGCGAAGACCTCCTCGACCATGGGCGCGAAAAACTCGAGCGGCAAGGTGTTGTAGCCGGGGTCGAACGAGGCCTGGTCCCAGCGTTCGCAGAATTCGGCGCAGTCGTCGAAATACGCATGCCCGGCGTGGCGGTCGCGCTTGTTGGGGTCGGCCCCGTCGAGGTGGTGGCCGTAATAGAGCATCTGGAAATCGCCATGGGTGGCGACGCACCAGGTGACCTGTTCGCGCACGAAGGGTTTCAGGATCGTGGCGGCGTATTCGTCGTGATTGTAGGGCGCGTAGATGTCGCCGATATCGTGCAGAAGCGCGCCGACGACCCAGTCGGTATCCGCGCCGTCGCGCCAGGCGCGGGTGGCCGATTGCAGGGAATGTCCGAGGCGCGTGATCTGGTAGCCCGACAGGCTTTCGTCCAGCTCCACCAGCGCCTTCATCAGGCGCTTGGCGGTGTGTTTCGTGTGGTTGATCTCGTGCTCGTTGAGGAACTCGTAATCCTCTTTGGTGCCGTCCTTCATCTGGGTGAAGCTGACCTTGTCCATGGCGCCGACTCCTGTTGCCGTTTCGGCGCCAACCTAGGGGCAGGGTGCTTGCGTGGAAAGGGGGTGTCGCCGCGCCGGCGTCTGCGGCCTCTTGCAGGCTGGAGCAGGCCCGCGTATACGCGCGGCCTGACCCCAAAGGAGCCCCAGACATGCCCGGCAGTGCCAATCTCAACATCATGCTGAAAGCCGCGCGCAAGGCGGGGCGGTCGCTGGTCAAGGATTTCCGCGAGGTCGAGAACCTGCAGGTCAGCATGAAGGGCGCGGGCGATTTCGTCAGCCGCGCCGACATCGCCGCCGAGGCGATCCTGAAGGAAGAGCTGATGGGCGCGCGGCCGACCTATGGCTGGCTGGCCGAGGAAGGCGGCGAGGAAGAGGGCCAGGACCCGACGCGGCGCTGGATCGTGGACCCGCTGGACGGGACGACGAATTTCCTGCACGGGCTGCCGCATTGGTGCGTCTCGATCGCGCTGGAGCACAAGGGGCAGGTCGTGGCGGGGGTAATCTTTGACGCCGCCAAGGACGAGATGTTCCTGGCCGAGAAGGGCGAGGGCGCGTTCATCAACGAAAAGCGGCTGCGGGTGTCGGGGCGGTCCAAGCTGATCGAGTCGATCTTTGCCACCGGCGTGCCGTTCGGCGGGCGCGGCGACCTGCCGGCGACCTTGCAGGACCTGGCGCGGCTGATGCCGACCTGCGCCGGCGTGCGGCGCTGGGGCTCGGCGGCGCTGGACATGGCCTATGTGGCGGCGGGCCGCTACGAGGGGTTCTGGGAGCGCAGGCTGAACGCCTGGGACATTGCCGCGGGCGTGATCATCGTGAAAGAGGCGGGCGGGTTCGTCGAGCCGCTGACGCCGGGCGCCGAGTTGCTGGAGCGGGGCGACGTGGTGTGCGCCAACGAGGCGATTTTCGACAAGTTCGCCGGGATCATCCGCAACACCTGAGGCCGGTCCAGAGCATTTCCGGGACACACCGGATCGCTTTTCGCTGCCTCTTGAGACGCAAAAAGCGATGCATGTTTCAGACTGACCCGGAAACGCCTTAGGTCTTTTTCGCGTCGGAGGGGTGGTTGATCCCGTCGTTCCACGGGATCGGCTCGTAATGGGCCGGGTTCTGGCCGTCGATGCAGCCCAGGTTCACGCCGTATTCAGTGGGGTCCGAGCGGCGCTGGTGGTGGGTGTAGATCCCGCAGGTCTTGCAGAAATAGTGCTGTGCCGTGCCGGTGCCCCAGGTGTAGAGCGTCAGGTTGTCGGTACCATCGGTGATGGTCAGGCGGTCGAGCGGCACGCTGATATTGGGCGCGGCGCGGCGGCGGCAGAAGGAACAGGTGCAGCGCATCGCCCCCTCGATGGTGCCGTCGATATCGACGGTGAAGCGCACCGCGCCGCAATGGCAGCTGGCCTTGTGCAGGGTCATTTGCGGGTGACCCTGGGGATGTTCGTGCGGCTGAGCTTGTATTTCGCCTCCGGGTGCGGCGGGTGGCCTTCGGTGCGGTCCCAATAGGCCGGACCGCCCCGGCGCAGGAAAAGCGGCAGGGTCAGGATCAGCCCCGCGACGAAGCCGCCGGCATGGGCCCAGTAGGCCACGCCGCCATCATCGGCGCTGCTGCCCGCGCCGCCGAAAAGCTGGAAGATGAACCACAGGCCCAGCATGATCCAGGACGGGACCGAGATGATGCGGATGATGAAGACCAGGAAGATGAAGATGTCTATCTTGGCCTTGGGGAACAGGAGGAGATAGCCGCCCATCACGCCCGCAATGGCCCCCGAGGCGCCGACGGTGGGCACCTGGCTGAGCGGAGCCGAGACCAGCTGTGCCCCGCTGGCGGCCAACCCGCAGGCAAGGTAGAAGAGGAGATAGCCCACGTGTCCGAACTCCTCTTCCATGTTGTCGCCGAAGATCCACAGGAAGAGCATGTTGCCCGCAAGGTGCATCCAGCCGCCATGCAGGAAGGTCGAGGTGAGAAGCGTGCTGTAGGTGCCTTCGGCGGTGACCAGCGCCGGGACCATGGCCCAGTCGTAGTAGAACAGCATCAGCGCCCGGGGATCGCCCGAGAGTGCGGGGAAGTAGCTGAGAAAGATGCCGATATTGAGCGCCATCAGCCCGTAGGTGACGAATGGGGTGCGCCCCGAGGGGTTATGGTCGCGGATCGGGATCATGGGCGCAAAGTGGCCGCGCGCCGCGGGACAGTCAAGCGGGCGCGTGGAGTGGGGCGGGCAGAATTTGCGCAAATTCTGCTTTGGAAAATGCGTATTCTCCAGGCCATTTTCCGCGCGGAAAATGGGCGGGGTGGCGGGCGCTGTGCCATGGCTCAGACCCCGCGCCCGGTGGCGGGCGGCGGGGTCTGAGTATTTTCGGCAAGAAAAAGCCGGGGTGTCGGCTTTGGCTCAGGCGACGCCACCCAGGAGGGCCGCGTTGCCGCCTGCCGCCGTGGTGTCGACGCAGACATGGCGTTCGCCCATGACATGGCCGGTATCGGGCAGGCCGGTGATCAGGGGCAGGATCGGACCCTTGCGCTGGCTGAGGGCCGATGCATAGGCGCGGGCCGTATCGGTATCGCCCCACCAGAGCGCGCCGGAGAAGCCAGAGAGCGTTGTGAGCGCCTCGGCGTCCACCTTGCCGGTGGCGCGCAGGGCGCGGCCGCCCAAGGCTTCGACCGCTTTGGCCTGCGCCTCGGCCATTTCCTTCGTCGGGCCGAGGCAGAGAAGCGGCGGGCGGGCATGGGCCGTGAGCCGGTTGGACTCGCCGGTGGGGCCGGGCAGGACGATGGCCTCGACTGGCTGGGGCGTGTGGTTTTTGGCGGCCTTGTCGAGTGCCGATTGGACCGCCTTGGCGTCCATCGTGCCGTCCCAGGTGGCATCCGTATGATCGGCCGGGCGGGATGTGTAGCGGGCGAGGTAGTTGGGGCCGCCCGCCTTGGGGCCGGTGCCGGAAAGCCCTTCGCCGCCAAAGGGTTGGCTGCCGACGATGGCGCCGATCTGGTTGCGGTTGACGTAGATGTTGCCGGCGTGCACTGCCTCGGTCACGTGCTGGACGCGGTCGTCGATCCGGGTCATCAGGCCGAAGGTCAGGCCATAGCCGGTGCCGTTGATGGCGCCGATCACCTTGTCGAGGTTGCGCGACTTGAAGGTGGCCATGTGCAGGACCGGGCCGAAGATCTCGCGCTGCATGTCCTCGATCCCGTTCACCTTGATCAGCGTGGGCGCAATGAAGCAGCCCGAGTTGGGTGAGGGGATCTCGTGGATCAGGCGGCCGTCGGCGCGGGCCTGTTCGATATGGGCGGCGATGCCCTGGCGGGCCTCTTCGTCGATGACGGGGCCCACGTCGGTGGACAGAGACCACGGTTTGCCCATGGAAAGCGCGTCCATCGCGCCGGTGAGCATTTCGGTGAAGCCTTCGGCCACGTCCTCTTGTACGTAGAGGCAGCGCAGGGCGGAGCAGCGTTGGCCCGCCGACTGGAAGGCGGATTCGACGATGGCCTGCACGGCCTGTTCGGGCAGGGCGGTGGAATCGACGATCATGGCGTTGAGCCCGCCGGTTTCGGCGATGAGCGGCGCGCCGGGGGCGAGATTCTCGGCCATGGTGGCGCGGATCTTGAGCGCGGTCTCGGTCGAGCCGGTGAAGGCCACGCCGCCGATGCGGGCATCCGAGGTGAGCGCGGCGCCCACGTCGCCCGCGCCGGGCAGGAGTTGCACCGCCGTGCTCGGCACGCCCGCCTTGTGCATCAGCGAGATGGCGTAATGGGCGATCAGGGGGGTCTGCTCGGCCGGTTTGGCGAGCACGGCGTTGCCGGCGGCCAGGGCGGCGCTGATCTGGCCGGTGAAGATCGCCAGCGGGAAGTTCCACGGGCTGATGCAGGTGAAGATGCCCACGGGCGGGTCCTGCGGCGCGTTGGCGGCGTAGTAGCGCAGGAAATCCACCGCCTCGCGCAGTTCGGCCACGGCGTCCATCGGGGTCTTGCCGGCCTCGCGTGCGAGGATGGCGAATATCTCGCCGAAGTTTTCCTCGTAGAGGTCGGCGGCGGCGTTGAGGATTTTTGCGCGCTCCTCGATCGGGGCGTCCCAAGGCGCGGCGGCGGACAGGGCGTTTTCTATGTCATTCTTGCTGGCCGAGGCGACTGTGCCGGGGCTGTCGGAGGGGTCAGCGGGGTTGGAAACAGCTTCGGGGTCTTCCGGGTTGGCTTTGCCCGCGATCAGCGGTGCAGCCTCCCAAGTGGCGTTGGCGAAGGGGCCGCGGGCGGCCTCGATCACGTCGAGCGTTGGTTGGTGCTTGAGGTCGAAGCCCTTGGAATTGGGGCGTTCGGGCAGGAAGAGTTCCGGCCCGGTGGGCAGTTTCGGGCGGTCGTCGCGGTACGCCTCGAACGGGTCGCGGGCGACGGTTTCGGGGGCGACATCCTCGTCCACGATCTGGTTGACGAAGCTGGAGTTGGCGCCGTTTTCCAGAAGGCGGCGCACCAGATAGGCCAGCAGGTCGCGGTGGGCGCCGACGGGGGCGTAGATGCGGCAGTTGGTGCCGTGCTCCTTCATGACGATGTTGTGCAGCGCCTCGCCCATGCCGTGCAGGCGTTGGAATTCGAAGGTCTCAACGCCTTTGTCCATTTCCTTGGCCATATCGAGGATGGCGGCCACGGTGTGTGCGTTGTGCGTGGCGAATTGTGGGTAGATGTGATCGGTCATCGACAAGAGCTTGCGGGCGTTGGCGATGTAGGAAATGTCGGTGGCCGATTTCGAGGTGAAGACCGGGAAGCCGTCGATGCCTTCGACCTGGGCCTGCTTGATCTCGGTGTCCCAGTAGGCGCCTTTCACCAGACGGACCATGATGCGGCGGTTCAGCTTTTGCGCGAGGTCGTGGAGATAGTCGAGCACGTGGCTGGCGCGTTGGCCGTAGGCCTGTACCACGACGCCGAAGCCGTCCCATCCGGCCAGCGACGGCTCAGAGAGCGTGGCCTCGATCACTTCGAGCGAGAGCGACAGGCGGTCGGCCTCTTCGGCGTCGATGTTGAGGCCCATGCGGGCGGATTTCGCCAAGATGGCGAGCGAGCGCAGGCGGGGCATCAGAACGTCCATGACCTGATGCTTTTGCGCGACCTCGTAACGGGGGTGAAGGGCCGAGAGCTTGACCGAGATGCCGGGGTTCTTGCGAATTTCCTTGTGCGTGCAGGCGTTGGAAATGGCGCTGATCGCGCGGGAATAGGCCAGGTGATAGCGGATGGCGTCGGCGTCGGTGCGCGCGGCCTCACCCAGCATGTCATAGGAGTAGGTGTAGCCTTTCTTTTCCATCTTCGCGGCGCGGTCCATGGCGGACTCGATGGTTTCGCCCAGCACGAACTGGCGGCCCATTTCGCGCATGGCGCGGCCGACGGCGGTGCGGATCACCGGCTCGCCCAGGCGGCGGATCGCGCCACGCAGGTGGCCGACAGGGCCTGGGTTGTCGTCCTTGAGAACCTTGCCCGTCAGCATCAGCGCCCAGGTGGAGGCGTTGACCAGCGGCGAGGTGGAGTGGCCCATGTGCTTGCCCCAGTCCGAGGGCGCGATCTTGTCCTCGATCAGCGCGTCGATCGTGTCGGCGTCGGGGACGCGCAGGAGCGCCTCGGCGAGGCACATGAGCGCGATGCCTTCGTCGGTGGAAAGGCCGTATTCGGCCAGGAAGACCTCCATCAGGCCGGGGTCCGACTGATTGCGGATGCGGCGGACAAGGTCGGCGCCGGATTTCGAGATGCGCACGCGGTCCTCTTCCGTGAGGCCCGCCACCTCGGTCAGGCGGGCGACGGTTTCGGCCTCTTCGGCATAGGTGGTCTGGTCGATCACACGGCGCAGGTCGGAATCGTAAGGCATTGCGGTCCTCTTGCTGGGGGATGGCGGTTTGGACTAGTGTACCACTGTATATCTGATCTGATTTCCCGATTGGTGTCATTTCGCGGGATAAAGAGACGGTAATTCGGCGGAGGTGCAAGTCAAATGGATGCAAGCGAGCTGGATCAGTTCGACAAGGCGATTCTTCGTGTGCTGGTTGCGGAGGGGCGGATCAGCATTACTGAGCTGGCCGGGCGCATCGGCCTGTCGAAGTCGCCCACCCAGGCGCGGCTGCGCAAGCTTGAACGCGAGGGCGTGATTTCGGGCTACCGGGCGTTGGTGGACCCGATCCGGCTGGGGCTGGACCATGTGAGCTTTGTGGAGGTGAGTTTGACCGATACGCGGGAAAGCGCGCTGGCGGAGTTCAACGCGGCGGTGAAGCGGATCCCGGAGATCGAACAGGTGCATCTGATCGCGGGGAATTTCGATTACCTGATGAAGATTCGCACGCAGGACATGCAGGATTACCGCCGGGTGCTGGCCGAACAGATCAGCACCTTGCCGCACGTGTCGAAGACCTCGACCTACGTGGCGATGGAGGCGGTGAAGGAGAACGCGCTGTCCGAGGTGTTCTGAGCGGGGCGCATTTGCGCGTTGATTTTGCGGGCTCGCGGCGCATCATTGATGTCCATGAGACATTTGCTGATTGCCTGCATCCTGGCCGCCCCGGCCTGGGCCGAGACCTGTCCTGACGTGCCTGACCATTCGGCGGAGTTGTCGCGACTGATCGAGGCGGCGCAGGATGCGCCGGACGAGGCAGCGGGGCGGGCGCTGTCGGACGAGATGTGGGCGCTGTGGGCCGAGGCGCCGGACGCCAGGGCGCAGGGGCTGCTGGACGAGGCGATGGCGCGGCGTGAGGTCTATGACTACGATGCGGCGATGGCGGCGGCCGAGGCGTTGGTGGCGTATTGCCCGGATTATGCCGAAGGGTACAACCAGCGGGCGTTCATCCATTTCCTGAGAGAGGATTTCGAGGCGGCCTTGCCGGACTTGAAACGGACGCTGGAGTTGCAGCCGCGGCACGTGGCGGCGCGGACAGGGCAGGCGCTGACCCTGCACGCGCTGGGCCGCAACGGCGAGGCGGCGCTGGCGTTGCGCGCGGCGCTGGCGCTGAACCCGTGGCTGGGCGAGCGGCACCTGTTGCCGGTGCTGGAGCAGGGCGAAGAGGAGTTGTGATCGCGCAAGTGTCACGCTACGACGGGGGCCTGAGCCCGCGTGGTGGAATGGTAGACACAGGAGACTTAAAATCTCCAGGCCGAAAGGCCGTGCCGGTTCGAGTCCGGCCGCGGGTACCACGGGCAGGGGCTAAAAGCTTTGAGAAAGCTTTTGGCAAATCTTTTCAGAAAAGATTTGCCGGGTGCCCTCAGGTGCGGGTGCCGGCGAAGCGCGCCGCCCACTCCTCGCGCTGGTCGTCGGTGATCTTGGCGAAAAGCACGTCCGGGACGGTGAAGGCGTCGCCGGGTTTCAGGCTTTGCAGCGCCTGATCCACGTCGTCGGGCCAGTGGCAATCATCGGTCTGCATGGCCTGCAGCATCGCAGCGGAGGCGTCGGGGATGAAGGGCGCGGAGATCACGGCATATAGCCGAATGAGGTTGAGCGCGAGGCGGATCTGCATGGCGGCCTTTTCGGGGTCTTCCTTGAAGGTCGACCACGGGGCGGCGGTTTGCAGGTACTCGTTGCCCGCGACCCAGATGGCGCGCAGTTCAGTGGCGGATTTGCGCACCTCGATGGCTTCCATGTGTTTCTCATACGCGCGGACGCGGGTGGTGAGCGTGTCGATCAGCGCGGCCTCTTCGGGGCCGTAGTTGCCCCCCTCGGGGACGGCTTCGCCGAATTTGGAGCGGCAGAACTTGGTCACGCGCGAGACGAAATTGCCCAGGACGTCGGCGAGATCCTTGTTGACGTTTGCCTGGAAGTTTTCCCAGGTGAACTCGGCATCTGAGCTTTCAGGGGCGTGGCTGAGCAGCCACCAACGCCAGTAATCGGCCGGAAGGATGTCCAGCGCCTGGTCCATAAAGACGCCGCGCCCGCGCGAGGTGCTGAACTGCCCGCCATCATAGTTGAGGTAGTTGAACGACTTGATGTAGTCGACCAGCTTCCACGGCTCGCCCGACCCGAGGATCGTGACCGGGAAGCTGAGCGTGTGGAAGGGCACGTTGTCCTTGCCCATGAACTGGGTGTAGCGGACATCCTCGGCGCCCTTGTCGGTGCGCCACCAGCGTTCCCAGTCGTCGCCCTTGCCGGCCTCGACCCATTCGGCGCCGCAGGCGATGTATTCGATGGGCGCGTCGAACCAAACGTAGAAGACTTTGCCTTCCATGCCCGGCCAGGGCGCGTCGCCGCGCTGTACCGGCACGCCCCAGTCGAGATCGCGGGTGATGCCGCGGTCCTGCAGGCCGTCGCCGTCATTAAGCCATTTCTTGGCGATGGAGGTGGTCAGCACCGGCCAGCCGTCTCGCGTGTCGATCCAGTCTTCCAGCCGGTCCTTCATCTGGCTCTGGCGCAGGTAGAGGTGCTTCGTCTCGCGCATTTCGAGGTCGGTCGAGCCGGAAATGGTCGAGCGCGGATTGATCAGGTCGACGGGGTCAAGCTGCTTGGTGCAGTTGTCGCACTGGTCGCCGCGGGCACTCTCGAAGCCGCAATTGGGGCAGGTGCCCTCGATATAGCGGTCGGGCAGGAAGCGACCGTCGGCGTTGGAATAGACCTGTTTCTCGGTCACTTCCTCGATCAGGCCGGCGTCATAGAGCTTGCCGGCGAAATGCTGGGTGAGCTTGCGGTTCTGCTCGGACGAGGAGCGGCCGAAATGGTCGAACGACAGGCGAAAGCCCTGGCTCAACTTGTCCTGCACCTGCCACATCTCGGCGCAATACTCGGCCACGGGCTTGCCGGCCTTGGCGGCGGCCAGCTCGGCGGGTGTGCCGTGTTCGTCGGTGGCGCAGAGAAACAGCACCTCGTGGCCCCGGCCGCGCAGATAGCGGGCGTAGAGGTCGGCAGGCAGCTGGCTGCCCACGAGATTGCCGAGGTGCTTGATCCCGTTGATGTAGGGAATGGCGGAGGTGATGAGGTGGCGGGCCATTGCGAGACGTCCTTGGGGCTTTGAGCGTCCATGTAACGCAATGGCGCGGCCTGTGCCAGAGGCGGTTGGCGTCAGGGATCGGTGCGCGTGTCGTCCTCGCGGGCGGTGCGGGTCAGCCGCCCGATCAGGAAGGACGTGCGCGGCGACCAGACATAGCGGGTGCGGGCGCCGGCGCTGGGCCGGGCCAGCATCCGCACGAAGCTGAAGACGATGAGCACGGCGTGGGCCGTGGCGATCATCACGAACATCGCCTGCGGGCCGAAACGTTCGATCAGGGCGGAGGACACGTAGGGCGCGGCGATGGCGCCCAGGGCGAAGAAGAACATCAGCGCGGCGGAGAGCTCGACCCGTTGTTCGGAGGTGGCGAAGTCGTTGGCGTGGGCGGCGGCGACGGAATAGATCGGAAAGGCGGTGAAGCCGAAGAAGAAGGCGGCGATCATGGCGCCGTTGGGCGAGGTGGGTCCGGCCAGCGCGGTGACGATGCAGCACAGGATGGCGGCGAGCGACAGCGCGATCATCACGTGGCGGCGGTCGAACTTGTCGGCGAGCCAGCCCGCCGGATACTGGGCCAGCGCCCCGCCGAGGACGAAGGCGGCGAGGAACCAGGCGATCTGGTCGAGCGCGAGGCCTACCTGCTGGCCATAGAGCGGCCCGACCATGCGGAAGGTGGCGCTGGAGAGCGCCGCGACGATTACGGCGGCGGCGGCGAGCGGCGAGCATTCGACCGCCAGCATGGGGCGCAGGCGGGGCGCCTTGGGCGTTTCGGGCTGGCGCACGGTGGTCAGCGTCAGCGGCAGGAGCGAGGCGCAGCAGATGATGGCGAGGATGTTGTAGGAGACGTAGGAGGCCGGTTCCAGAACGGAAATCAGCATTTGCGCCACCAGCGACGCGCCCATGTCGGCCACCCGGTAGATGCCCATGGTGCGGCCGCGCGTCTCGTTGGTGACCTTGGCTTGCAGCCAGGCCTCGACCACCGTGTAGCAGCCCGCGATGCACAGGCCCGAGGCCACGCGCATCAGCGCCCAGGCCAGAGGGTCGATGATGATCATGTGCATCAGAAGGCCGATGGCCCCGGCGGCGGTGAAGGCGGCGAAGGCGCGGGAATGGCCGACAGAGCCCATCAGGCGCGGCGCGAACCAGCAGCCGATGAAGAAGCCGAAGAAATGCGCCGAGCCGAGAAAGCCGATTTCCTGCGTGGAGAAGTCGAGCGTCAGCCCTGACAGCGCATCGAGCGGTGCCACGCCGCCGGTGGAGAGCTGCAACAGGATGACCGACAGGAAAAGGGCCGCGAAGGAGATGATCATGCGCATGGGGCCAACTTGGCATGCGGGCGCGGCGATGTCCTGCCGCGTTTTCGACAGAAGGGCGTCGTTTTCGGCGTATGTGGGTGCAAAGCCCTGACGCGTGCGCCGCTTTGGCCAAGTGCCTGATTTTGCCGCGTTCACGGGCCGGCAGGCAGGCGGCTTGTATGCGGTGCGGGAATCCCGGCATATGGCGCAAAGCCTTCAATGCGACAGGAGACGTCATGATCCAAGAGACCCCCGAACTGATCCACGCCATCCGGGACCGCTTTGCCCATGTGGAGAGCTGCCCGTTCCAGGGCGAGCGGATTTTCTTCGAGAACGCGGGCGGGGCGCTGACGCTGAAAAAGGTGGTTGAGACATCCGGTTTTTACGCCGCGATCCCGGACAACCCGGGCCGGGCGAACCCGGCGGGGCAGGGCATCCAGGACGTGATCGACCGCGCCAAGGCGGATCTGGCGGTGTTCATGAACGCTTCCTCGGGGCAGTTCTTTGCGGGCGAAAGCGGGACGGAGTTGCTGTTTCGGATGATCCGCACGGCCTGCGTGAACGTGCCCGAGGGGGGCAAGGTGATCGGGTCGTCGATCGAGCATCCGGCGTCGCGCAGCGCGGCGCGGCGCTGGGCCGAGGTGGCGGGGCTCGAATATGTCGAGGTACCGCATAACGATGCGCTGGGTGTCGTGACCGCCGAGGCCTATGCCGAACGGATGACGCCCGACGTGGCGGTGGCGACCATCGTGCATGCCTCGCCGGTGACGGGGATGGGCATGGACGTGGCAGCGATCAGCGCGGCGATCCGCGACGTGGCGCCCGACGCGGTGATCATCGTGGACGGGATACAGCACGCGGCGCACGGGCAGCTGGACCTCGACAGCTACGGCGTCGATGGCTATGCGATTTCGCCCTACAAGGTGTTTTCGCGGCACGGGTTCGGGATCGGCTGGATCTCGGACCGGCTGGCGGTGATGCCGCATGAGCGGCTGATCGGGTCGCCCGAGGACGCCTGGGAACTGGGCACGCGCGATGCGGGGTGCTATGCCACCGTGTCGGACGTGGTGGCCTATTTCGACTGGCTGGGCGGCGAGGTGTCGGGCGAGACCGACCGCCGCCGCCGGATCGAGGCGGCGGGGCGGGCCATACATGCCTACGAGACGCACCTGACGGACGCGATGATCAAGGGCACCGGCAACCTGCCAGGGCTGCGCGACATGGATCACGTCAGCATCCTGGGCGGGGCCGACAACCCGGCGCGCGAGGGGCTGGTG belongs to Roseovarius sp. THAF27 and includes:
- the metG gene encoding methionine--tRNA ligase codes for the protein MARHLITSAIPYINGIKHLGNLVGSQLPADLYARYLRGRGHEVLFLCATDEHGTPAELAAAKAGKPVAEYCAEMWQVQDKLSQGFRLSFDHFGRSSSEQNRKLTQHFAGKLYDAGLIEEVTEKQVYSNADGRFLPDRYIEGTCPNCGFESARGDQCDNCTKQLDPVDLINPRSTISGSTDLEMRETKHLYLRQSQMKDRLEDWIDTRDGWPVLTTSIAKKWLNDGDGLQDRGITRDLDWGVPVQRGDAPWPGMEGKVFYVWFDAPIEYIACGAEWVEAGKGDDWERWWRTDKGAEDVRYTQFMGKDNVPFHTLSFPVTILGSGEPWKLVDYIKSFNYLNYDGGQFSTSRGRGVFMDQALDILPADYWRWWLLSHAPESSDAEFTWENFQANVNKDLADVLGNFVSRVTKFCRSKFGEAVPEGGNYGPEEAALIDTLTTRVRAYEKHMEAIEVRKSATELRAIWVAGNEYLQTAAPWSTFKEDPEKAAMQIRLALNLIRLYAVISAPFIPDASAAMLQAMQTDDCHWPDDVDQALQSLKPGDAFTVPDVLFAKITDDQREEWAARFAGTRT
- a CDS encoding MFS transporter; amino-acid sequence: MRMIISFAALFLSVILLQLSTGGVAPLDALSGLTLDFSTQEIGFLGSAHFFGFFIGCWFAPRLMGSVGHSRAFAAFTAAGAIGLLMHMIIIDPLAWALMRVASGLCIAGCYTVVEAWLQAKVTNETRGRTMGIYRVADMGASLVAQMLISVLEPASYVSYNILAIICCASLLPLTLTTVRQPETPKAPRLRPMLAVECSPLAAAAVIVAALSSATFRMVGPLYGQQVGLALDQIAWFLAAFVLGGALAQYPAGWLADKFDRRHVMIALSLAAILCCIVTALAGPTSPNGAMIAAFFFGFTAFPIYSVAAAHANDFATSEQRVELSAALMFFFALGAIAAPYVSSALIERFGPQAMFVMIATAHAVLIVFSFVRMLARPSAGARTRYVWSPRTSFLIGRLTRTAREDDTRTDP
- a CDS encoding aminotransferase class V-fold PLP-dependent enzyme, yielding MIQETPELIHAIRDRFAHVESCPFQGERIFFENAGGALTLKKVVETSGFYAAIPDNPGRANPAGQGIQDVIDRAKADLAVFMNASSGQFFAGESGTELLFRMIRTACVNVPEGGKVIGSSIEHPASRSAARRWAEVAGLEYVEVPHNDALGVVTAEAYAERMTPDVAVATIVHASPVTGMGMDVAAISAAIRDVAPDAVIIVDGIQHAAHGQLDLDSYGVDGYAISPYKVFSRHGFGIGWISDRLAVMPHERLIGSPEDAWELGTRDAGCYATVSDVVAYFDWLGGEVSGETDRRRRIEAAGRAIHAYETHLTDAMIKGTGNLPGLRDMDHVSILGGADNPAREGLVSVVVPGVPSAEVVERLNAQGIRTHIRKDDHYSGNVLKPLGLSDCIRISMCHYNTEVEVARLLTALREMGGAA